The sequence CAGCTCATCAGATGGGTTGGCAGGGGCTGGATCACACAGAACTGAGAtgctaacatttattattattaatttttgagacagagtcttgctgtgttgcctaggtttaagtgcagtggtgagatcatgacTACAGCCTCAatccttgggctcaagtgagtaGCCAATCTCttgggctcagcctcctgagtatctgggactaatGGCATGTGTCACCCTGccaagataattaaaaaaaaaagagataggttcattctctgttccccaggctgatctccaactcctggcctcaagtgatcctgctttggccttccaaagcactgggccagaagttaacttttttttttttttttgagatggagtctcgctctgttgccaggtagGAACacaatggggcgatctcggctcactgcaacctctgtgtcccgggttcaagcatttctcctgcctcagtctcctgagtagctgaaactacaggctgaaacaccatgcccagctaattttcgtatttttattagagatgcggtttcgccatgttggccaggatggtctcgatctcttgacctggtgatctgcctgcctcagcctcccaaagtgctgggattacaggcgtgagtcgacacacctggccaacatttttaagattttaaaggTAATGGCAAGTCATGGAAGGATTTTCCAGCACAAAGACGTCAACTTATGTTTCAAAAAAGGCCACTCTGGCTCCAGGCGGAATAGAAAGCAAGACCAGTGACAGCAGACCAGTCAGAGGTTATTGCCTCCGTCCTGGAGAGGAAAATGGGGCTGGACTGAGGGGATAGCAATGAGGGTGCAGAGAAGTAGATATATTTGGGATGTACTTTGCAGGTAGATCTTGTTGCAGTGCTACTCAGAGGTGCTAGACTCCACAGTTTATTACTGAGGCAGCATATTTGGAAATCTTGTAGCAATCTGATGTCTGTTgaatctaataataaaatatctggACTGGTATCTTACATGTCTTTTGCTAAGTTTCATTTTCTGGGAATTCATTTTCATGGActgaggcaaaaacaaacaactggGGTCCTTCACAGACAAGTTGAGAagcccaggaggctggagtgcaaggggcAGGGTGGGCATAGGGATGGGTCctaggcttttttttgtttttgagatggagtcttgctctgtcacctaggctggagtgcagtggtgtgattgcggctcactgcaacctccacctcccaggttcaggcgattctcctgcctcagcctcccgagtagctggaattacaggtgcccgctatgcctagctaattttttttgtattttagagatggggtttcaccatattggccaagctggtctcgaactcctgaattcaagtgattgacccgccttggcctcccaaagtgcagggattacaggcgtgagccactgggtccggccttttttttttttttttgagatggagtctcgctgtgtcccccaggctggagtgcagtggcgcaatctcggctcactgcaagcttcgcctcccaggttcacaccactctcctgcctcagcctcccgagtagctgggactacgggcgcccgctaccacgtctggctaattttttgtatttttagtagagatggggtttcaccgtggtctcgatctcctgaccttgtgatccgcccgcctcggcctcccaaagtgctgggattacaggcgtgagccaccgcgcccggccttttttttttttttttgagacagtgtcttgctctgtcgcccaggctggagtgcagtagctcactgtaacctctgccaaccaggttcaagcgattcttctgcctcagcctcccgagcagctgggattgcaggcacctgccaccacccccggctaatttttgtactgagTAATGAGAATGTTTACGAAGTGCCTCCTACATAATATCCCAGCTCTGCGAGTCATGAACAGACtccatggttttgccatgttggccaggctggtctccaacccccggcctcaagtgatcctcggcctcggcctcctgaagtgttgggattacaggcatgagccactaccctCAGCTGGTGCTAGGTTTTTGGTGTGAGCATGTGGATGGGAAGCAGGGCAGAGGGGGAAATAAGAGCACTGCTGTGGACATGACAGGCTGCAGGCATCTTGGAGGAAAGATCCCGAGATTGTGGAAGCAGAGGGCTCAAAGGGTCTGAACTCCAAGGGAGGAGGGCTAGGCTGAGGAGTAACCCTTGGAAGTCTTCAGTCTCAGACGGTGTTTAAAACTAAGGGCAAAAAAGAAGTCACTCAGAAAACGCTTAAGACAGAAGATGAGGAGACCACCCTGATGGAAACTCCTGCTCTGATCTACTGCCATTTCCTGCTCTCACCTGCAGCCTCAGTGGCCGTGGCGCTGGACTCCTGAGTGTCCTGGAGGGCATTAGGGAAGCTGGCCCTGGCAGCACCCGCCTCCTCCGGAGGGCAGCCAGGCCGCAGCAGGGCCCTAGCCTGGCAGCACAGAGCCCGCTCCTCTTCCCGGGTTGCTCCCAGGCCCCTATGGGGCCGTGGGGTGTCCGGGCCCCGCGTCCCACCCCAGGAGCCGAGGCTGTGGGTCCCTTGGCAGTCCGAGGGCAGGCCCAGGTCACAGTCCACATCCTCCGGAATGATGGGGATGCGCTGGCTCAGGTCCCGGGCCCCGGGGTAGCAGCCGGGCGGGGGCTCCTCGGTGAGCGTGTACTGCACACTCACCGAGTAGTCCTCAGTGTAGCAGCCGCTGCCCCCTCCGCCGCCACGGGCCACCTGCTTCTCTTCATAGAAGCAGCAGGGCAGGCCCTCGTATTTCACCCCATCTGTCCTGGGCAAATGGTCAGGGTGAAGGCCGTACAGGCCCTGGGAGCTTCCTGACTGGGGCTCCCCACCCGCCGGGCCGGAGCCCTCGTAAAGGTGGGGCCCCAGGAACAAGGTGCTGCTGCCAGCTGCTACGGCACTAGGTCCGGGTGGGGAGGGTTGGGGCTCGCAGCAGCAGGCACACAACGGCCCCTCGTGGCCCCCCTTCCAGGTCCTCCTGAGGTCCGGGGCGGCCCCAGGAGAAGCCTCGAGCCCCACTTCTGAGGTAGAGCTATTGGGCCCCCTGTGCTCCAGGGAGGAGTTGCTGCTGTAGTTCATCTCCAGGCTGCAGGTGGACACCTGATCCCCCGAGGGAGAGGCAGGGCCCGGCCAAGGCTCGCCCCGCCCAGCACCATGACTGTGCACCACCGGGAGCTCCTCGGGGGGCGGGGAGCCCTCGAAGCACACGGCAGGCCCCCGGCCCGAGCTGCCCGAGCCCCCCGCCTCACTGGCACGACAGGGGCTCCGGCTGCGGTAGATGAAGGGGTCATAGTCGCTGCTGAGGGAGCTGCGGAAGGTGGAGCAGCTCCCGTACACGCCCTGGTTGCTGACCTCAGTGCAGTCTACCACAGAGTCACTGGAGGAACAATGGCACTGGccggagctgctgctgctgctgctgtcgcTGCCCGGGCAGTCGGCCAGGTAGCCACTGCACACCGAGCGGTGGCCGTGATAGCAGCTGAAGCTGGACGTGCTGCCGCTCTCCAGGTGGGAGTGGGAGGGCGGGGCCACGTGCACCACTGTGGGGAAGAGCAGGCTGCCACTGCCGCTGGGAGGAAAGGCGCTGGGAGGAAAGGCACGGGCCGGGCCCCGGGGCGTGAGGCTAGGCGGGGACTGCCCCTCCTGCTCCGGGTAGCTGAGGCCCTGGAAGTAGTAGTGCTGGTACATGGTCTCATACTGGGAGAAGCAAGCTGCCTTGGAGAAGCTGCGGCCGCTCAACTTGGGTCTGCGGAAGGGGTGG comes from Macaca fascicularis isolate 582-1 chromosome 10, T2T-MFA8v1.1 and encodes:
- the ZNRF3 gene encoding E3 ubiquitin-protein ligase ZNRF3 isoform X1; its protein translation is MRPRSGGRPGAPGRCRRRLRRRPRGLRCSRLPPPPPLPLLLGLLLAAAGPGAARAKETAFVEVVLFESSPSGDYTTYTTGLTGRFSRAGATLSAEGEIVQMHPLGLCNNNDEEDLYEYGWVGVVKLEQPELDPKPCLTVLGKAKRAVQRGATAVIFDVSENPEAIDQLNQGSEDPLKRPVVYVKGADAIKLMNIVNKQKVARARIQHRPPRQPTEYFDMGIFLAFFVVVSLVCLILLVKIKLKQRRSQNSMNRLAVQALEKMETRKFNSKSKGRREGSCGALDTLSSSSTSDCAICLEKYIDGEELRVIPCTHRFHRKCVDPWLLQHHTCPHCRHNIIEQKGNPSAVCVETSNLSRGRQQRVTLPVHYPGRVHRTNAIPAYPTRTSMDSHGNPVTLLTVDQNGEQSLYSPQTPAYIRSYPPLHLDHSLAAHRCGLEHRAYSPAHPFRRPKLSGRSFSKAACFSQYETMYQHYYFQGLSYPEQEGQSPPSLTPRGPARAFPPSAFPPSGSGSLLFPTVVHVAPPSHSHLESGSTSSFSCYHGHRSVCSGYLADCPGSDSSSSSSSGQCHCSSSDSVVDCTEVSNQGVYGSCSTFRSSLSSDYDPFIYRSRSPCRASEAGGSGSSGRGPAVCFEGSPPPEELPVVHSHGAGRGEPWPGPASPSGDQVSTCSLEMNYSSNSSLEHRGPNSSTSEVGLEASPGAAPDLRRTWKGGHEGPLCACCCEPQPSPPGPSAVAAGSSTLFLGPHLYEGSGPAGGEPQSGSSQGLYGLHPDHLPRTDGVKYEGLPCCFYEEKQVARGGGGGSGCYTEDYSVSVQYTLTEEPPPGCYPGARDLSQRIPIIPEDVDCDLGLPSDCQGTHSLGSWGGTRGPDTPRPHRGLGATREEERALCCQARALLRPGCPPEEAGAARASFPNALQDTQESSATATEAAGPRSRSADSSSTGA
- the ZNRF3 gene encoding E3 ubiquitin-protein ligase ZNRF3 isoform X2; this translates as MHPLGLCNNNDEEDLYEYGWVGVVKLEQPELDPKPCLTVLGKAKRAVQRGATAVIFDVSENPEAIDQLNQGSEDPLKRPVVYVKGADAIKLMNIVNKQKVARARIQHRPPRQPTEYFDMGIFLAFFVVVSLVCLILLVKIKLKQRRSQNSMNRLAVQALEKMETRKFNSKSKGRREGSCGALDTLSSSSTSDCAICLEKYIDGEELRVIPCTHRFHRKCVDPWLLQHHTCPHCRHNIIEQKGNPSAVCVETSNLSRGRQQRVTLPVHYPGRVHRTNAIPAYPTRTSMDSHGNPVTLLTVDQNGEQSLYSPQTPAYIRSYPPLHLDHSLAAHRCGLEHRAYSPAHPFRRPKLSGRSFSKAACFSQYETMYQHYYFQGLSYPEQEGQSPPSLTPRGPARAFPPSAFPPSGSGSLLFPTVVHVAPPSHSHLESGSTSSFSCYHGHRSVCSGYLADCPGSDSSSSSSSGQCHCSSSDSVVDCTEVSNQGVYGSCSTFRSSLSSDYDPFIYRSRSPCRASEAGGSGSSGRGPAVCFEGSPPPEELPVVHSHGAGRGEPWPGPASPSGDQVSTCSLEMNYSSNSSLEHRGPNSSTSEVGLEASPGAAPDLRRTWKGGHEGPLCACCCEPQPSPPGPSAVAAGSSTLFLGPHLYEGSGPAGGEPQSGSSQGLYGLHPDHLPRTDGVKYEGLPCCFYEEKQVARGGGGGSGCYTEDYSVSVQYTLTEEPPPGCYPGARDLSQRIPIIPEDVDCDLGLPSDCQGTHSLGSWGGTRGPDTPRPHRGLGATREEERALCCQARALLRPGCPPEEAGAARASFPNALQDTQESSATATEAAGPRSRSADSSSTGA
- the ZNRF3 gene encoding E3 ubiquitin-protein ligase ZNRF3 isoform X4, whose product is MHPLGLCNNNDEEDLYEYGWVGVVKLEQPELDPKPCLTVLGKAKRAVQRGATAVIFDVSENPEAIDQLNQGSEDPLKRPVVYVKGADAIKLMNIVNKQKVARARIQHRPPRQPTEYFDMGIFLAFFVVVSLVCLILLVKIKLKQRRSQNSMNRLAVQALEKMETRKFNSKSKGRREGSCGALDTLSSSSTSDCAICLEKYIDGEELRVIPCTHRFHRKCVDPWLLQHHTCPHCRHNIIEQKGNPSAVCVETSNLSRGRQQRVTLPVHYPGRVHRTNAIPAYPTRTSMDSHGNPVTLLTVDQNGEQSLYSPQTPAYIRSYPPLHLDHSLAAHRCGLEHRAYSPAHPFRRPKLSGRSFSKAACFSQYETMYQHYYFQGLSYPEQEGQSPPSLTPRGPARAFPPSAFPPSGSGSLLFPTVVHVAPPSHSHLESGSTSSFSCYHGHRSVCSGYLADCPGSDSSSSSSSGQCHCSSSDSVVDCTEVSNQGVYGSCSTFRSSLSSDYDPFIYRSRSPCRASEAGGSGSSGRGPAVCFEGSPPPEELPVVHSHGAGRGEPWPGPASPSGDQVSTCSLEMNYSSNSSLEHRGPNSSTSEVGLEASPGAAPDLRRTWKGGHEGPLCACCCEPQPSPPGPSAVAAGSSTLFLGPHLYEGSGPAGGEPQSGSSQGLYGLHPDHLPRTDGVKYEGLPCCFYEEKQVARGGGGGSGCYTEDYSDRDLAQQTAAAPEPELRRNS